The Deltaproteobacteria bacterium region CTCTCTCGCCGAATAAAATCAGTCATGTTTGTTCCTTTTTAAATATTCTGGTTTGAATGCCTCCTTTTCCTTTTACGCCCTTTTCCCCCGAGAGGCTGGAGGCCTTTTGGCCCGAGGAAAGGGAGTGCTGGTGGCCAGATAGTACCCGTGGCCATTCCCTGCATCGGATGAAAAGTGAGTGCCGTCATATCCAGGGCCGTGCTCCCGATGCAGGGATTTATTGAGAATGCAAAGCCAGTCTCCCTCAATGATGTCTCGGGCTCTCTTGCCAAAAAAATCAATTCTTTTTTACCTTTAGTAATTCAGGATTGAAAGGCTCCTTTTTCTTCATGAGTGTCCATGCAATTATCAGCAGCTTGGCTGCCAGCTTCACTCTCATCTTGGTCTTGATGCCTTTTTCCTTTTCGCGGCCTTTAAGCTTCTCTATAAACCAGGAGGTAAAGTGTTTGTTTCTGGTAGAGGCAATAAGGGCTGCCTGGTATAAAGCATAACGAAGATCAGCTTTACCTCTCTTGGAGATCACAGGTGTAACAGAGTCAGAACGCCTGCCGCTTCTATTGGCGCTTAAGTCCCAGCCGGCTG contains the following coding sequences:
- a CDS encoding IS110 family transposase, whose amino-acid sequence is AGWDLSANRSGRRSDSVTPVISKRGKADLRYALYQAALIASTRNKHFTSWFIEKLKGREKEKGIKTKMRVKLAAKLLIIAWTLMKKKEPFNPELLKVKKN